One Candidatus Bathyarchaeota archaeon genomic window carries:
- a CDS encoding 50S ribosomal protein L31e codes for MVEERFYTIPLQRALVRPPKKRAPRAVQLIKAFINRHMKVETQVSEEEEEEELSRLIISEEVNEKIWGKGIEKPPRRIKVRATKDKDGNVTVYLAENQ; via the coding sequence ATCGTAGAGGAAAGATTCTACACAATACCGCTACAAAGGGCATTGGTGCGTCCACCCAAAAAACGTGCTCCACGTGCAGTACAACTGATTAAAGCATTCATAAACAGACACATGAAGGTTGAAACACAGGTTTCCGAAGAAGAGGAAGAAGAAGAGCTATCCCGACTGATTATAAGCGAAGAAGTTAACGAGAAAATTTGGGGAAAAGGCATAGAGAAACCTCCACGCAGAATTAAAGTGCGCGCAACCAAAGATAAAGACGGCAACGTAACAGTCTACTTAGCCGAAAACCAGTAA